The following is a genomic window from bacterium.
TTAATGACCCTCTGGGTTATCTTTTGGGACTCCAAAATGTCAAGAAATACAAAAAGATGGCAGAAAATGAGGTAAAGCAATGCCTGGGACCGTAGATATAGCCTTAAGTCCTACGCAACGCTCTCGTCTTTTCTTAAGTAAAAAAATAAAAAAAAGCTTGACACTTTACATAACAGACACAGAGACGCAGAGAAAAAATTAAAAACTATTTACCAAACGCAGAATTCCCTCATGGATTTTCATCAGTGCAAGATTTTGAGGACCGACATCTCATGATTGATTAACAAATTTGGTTTTGATATCCTACATATTACCATGATGTCCTCAATAATCTTTTCTGTTATCTGATTTATTTGCATGTCTTCTCCGCAAACTCTTGCGTCTCTGCGGTAAATTACCATCTAAAGGGTTACAGTTTTTTTTCAATTTTAGCCCAGGAATCTCGTAGCGAGACAGTGCGATTGAATATCATTTTTTCATTGGAAGAATCAGCATCAACGCAGAAATATCCCTGCCTTAAAAACTGATAATGATTTTCTGGTGGAGCACCAAATAAAGTAGGTTCAACTTTACAGCCAGTTAATATTTGTAATGAATTTGGGTTTAAATTCGTTTTGAAATCAACATCTTCTGTTTCATCTGGATTGGATTTCAGGAACAAACGGTCATACAGTCGCACTTCAGCGTCAATACTATGAGCCGCCGAAACCCAATGTAATGTGCCCATAACCTTCCGTTTGTCTTGTGACCAGCCACCACGCGTTTCTGGGTCATAAACTGCGTGTAACTCAACTATTTTACCGCTTACATCTTTAATGACATCTACACATTTGATATAATAGGCATGTTTCAAACGAACTTCACGCCCCGGAGATAATCGAAAAAATTCCTTTGGTGGATTTTCTCGAAAATCATCTTCTTCAATATAGAGCACTTGAGAAAAAGGAATTTTACGAGAACCCATACTGGCATCCTCAGGATTATTTTCAGCATCCAATTCTTCTACCTTGTCTTGTGGATAGTTAGTTATGACTACACGAAGTGGTTGTAAAACGGCCATAACACGAGGTGCACATTTATTCAAATCTTCACGAATACAATGTTCCAACAGCGATATATCAACCATACTATTACCTTTGGCTACGCCAATGCGTTCACAGAAATCGAGTATTGCTTCTTTTGTATAGCCTCGCCTTCGCAATCCTGCAATTGTTGGCATTCGTGGGTCATCCCAACCCGTAACATATTTTCCTTCTACCAGTTCAAGTAGTTTCCGCTTGCTCATCACGGTATAACTAAGATTTAAACGAGCAAATTCAATTTGCTGGGAATGATGGATATTTAATTCATCAAGAAACCAATCATACAATGGTCGA
Proteins encoded in this region:
- a CDS encoding glutamine--tRNA ligase/YqeY domain fusion protein, producing the protein MTTNKSDFIREIIEKDLKINKYGGKVVTRFPPEPNGYLHIGHAKAICLNFGLAAQYGGRCHLRFDDTNPVKEEQKFIDAIKKDIQWLGFKWGKDEYYASDYFEKLYEYAVLLIKKGKAYVCDLSPEEIREYRGTLTKPGKNSPYRNRRVEENLELFQRMRRGEFKDGHCTLRAKIDMSSGNLNMRDPVMYRILHVQHPRTSQKWCIYPTYDFAHGQSDSIEGITHSICTLEFEDHRPLYDWFLDELNIHHSQQIEFARLNLSYTVMSKRKLLELVEGKYVTGWDDPRMPTIAGLRRRGYTKEAILDFCERIGVAKGNSMVDISLLEHCIREDLNKCAPRVMAVLQPLRVVITNYPQDKVEELDAENNPEDASMGSRKIPFSQVLYIEEDDFRENPPKEFFRLSPGREVRLKHAYYIKCVDVIKDVSGKIVELHAVYDPETRGGWSQDKRKVMGTLHWVSAAHSIDAEVRLYDRLFLKSNPDETEDVDFKTNLNPNSLQILTGCKVEPTLFGAPPENHYQFLRQGYFCVDADSSNEKMIFNRTVSLRDSWAKIEKKL